The Sebastes umbrosus isolate fSebUmb1 chromosome 19, fSebUmb1.pri, whole genome shotgun sequence genome has a segment encoding these proteins:
- the tmem267 gene encoding transmembrane protein 267 — MQGFYSKLDSSAASSPLLGVGLGGEGAPVPLSLAVETEKAQALLQTFSSASLLASAGLGMFCVVADHALQLSVIQNHLWLRAALDNATHGLVGLWSWAVVIGLRKKSDLYEVLLAGLLASIIDLDHFYMAGSLSLKAAVSLPQRPPLHCSSLIPILCLSLRFLMWIGRLKDAWCSLPWMLFISMATHHVRDAVRHGLWVCPFGNTAPLPYWLYVSTTATLPHLCSVLMYLTGTRDVISTKHGVAIDV; from the exons ATGCAAGGATTCTACTCCAAGCTCGACTCCTCCGCCGCCTCGTCCCCGTTATTGGGGGTGGGCCTCGGGGGAGAAGGTGCTCCCGTACCTCTCAGCCTGGCTGTGGAGACGGAGAAAGCTCAGGCCCTCCTACAGACATTCAGCTCCGCCTCTCTGCTGGCGTCAGCAGGACTCGGTATGTTCTGTGTGGTGGCGGACCACGCCCTCCAGCTTTCCGTCATCCAGAACCACCTGTGGCTGCGTGCTGCCTTGGACAACGCCACGCACGGATTGGTGGGGCTGTGGTCATGGGCAGTTGTTATTGGACTAAGGAAAAAGAGTGATTTGTATGAGGTGCTGCTTGCTGGTCTTCTGGCATCAATCATAGACCTGGACCACTTCTACATGGCCGGATCCCTGTCACTCAAG GCTGCCGTCTCGCTCCCTCAGCGTCCACCTCTTCACTGTTCGTCCCTCATCCCCAtcctctgcctctccctccGCTTCCTCATGTGGATCGGACGCCTCAAAGATGCTTGGTGCTCCTTGCCGTGGATGCTTTTCATATCCATGGCGACGCACCACGTCCGCGACGCCGTGCGCCACGGCCTGTGGGTGTGCCCGTTCGGCAACACGGCGCCGCTCCCCTACTGGCTGTACGTGAGCACCACGGCGACGCTCCCTCACCTGTGTTCGGTGCTCATGTATCTGACGGGAACCAGGGACGTGATCTCCACCAAACACGGGGTGGCCATCGATGTCTAG